TACATCATTGCAAAAAGAGGCATTCCCCACTCGGAACATTTCTCTGCGACCATTCCGAGCATCTGCAACTGTTCCGGTTCGTTCGGTGCGCCAACATTCACGTGAACGGAAACACCGTCCGCTCCGAGTTTTATCGCTTCCTCGACACTTGCCACTTGAACCTTCCAGTTCGGATCCGGACCAAGCGATGTACCTCCGGATAGGTGAATTATCAACCCGATGTCTTTTCCCCTACCTCGATGCCCGGCTCTGACTATTCCCTTGTGAAGAACAACCGCGTTTGCCCCACCATCCGCAACCTTATCGATTATCGTCGTCATCTCCTCCAAACCGGTTATGGGGCCCATTGAAAGTCCATGGTCCATCGGAACTATCACTGTTTTCCTTGTTTTCCTGTCGATTATTCTCTCGAGCCGTATTCTCTTCCCGATTTCCGTCAGAGTCTCACCTCCTAAATTTCCGTATCGAAACGTATATAAGCGTAATAATCCGGGCAACTATTCGAGCAACAGTCTAATTAGAGTAAAAATGCTTAATTGAAATTGACGAAAATGAGCAGACTCATTGTCTATCCCTCGCATATCTTTGGAACTATTACGGCGCCGCCCTCAAAGTCATACACGCACAGGGCGTTCATTCTTGCAATGCTTGCGAAGGGAAAAAGCAAGATAGAAAATCCGCTCATAAGCTTGGATACACTCGCCACGATTGAGGGTATAAAAACTCTCGGGGCAAAAGTCGAAAGAACAAACGATGTCTGGATAGTTGAAGGAACTGGTGGTAAAATTTCTCCGAAGAAAGATGTAATCGATGCACGGAATTCTGGAACGACCATGCGTCTACTCAGTGCAGTGGCTGCTCTTTCGCCAAAACGTTTGAAGATCACCGGCGATGAATCGCTTCTAAGAAGGCCGATGGGTCCACTCATAGAGGCGCTGAGAACTCTTGGAGCCGATGCTAGATGCGAGGGAGAAAAAGGAAGACCTCCCGTCATCGTCGGTGGCGGTCTACGTGCGGGCAGCGTCGGTCTGCCGGGGAACGTCAGTTCTCAATTTATCTCGGCGCTTCTTATCGCGGCCACACAGCTTCAGGGAGAAACAGAGATCGAAATAGAAGGAGAACTCGTTTCTAGGCCTTATGTAGAGATAACACTGGAGCTCTTGAAGCTTGCCGGATCTGACGTAAAACATTCGCCTGATTTCCGAAAGTTTAGGATAAGGGGCGGACCGCTTAAACCGCTGAACATAAAAATACCCGGAGATTTCTCCTCATCCTCATTTCCGCTTGTGGCAGGGGCAATAACGCGATCTAAAGTGAGAATTGAAAATTTGGACTTCGAAGGACCGCAAGGCGACAAGAGAATCGTCGACTTTTTGCGAGACTTCGGAGCAGAATTGCGTGTAGGAAGAAACTACGTCGAGATTTTTGGAGAATCTCTGGAAGGAACCGAACTCGACTGCAAAGATAATCCGGATCTAGTGCCACCGCTAGCTGTCGCCGGAAGCGTAGCTGAGGGGAAAACCGAGATAGTGAATGTTCCACATCTTAGGGCGAAGGAGAGCGACAGGTTGCACGTTTTGGCCATCGGGCTGGAGAAATTTGGGGTAAAAATTAAGGAATTGCCGGACGGTCTGAGGATCTGGGGAGTTGAAAAACTCAGGGGCACACACGTGAGTTCCTTCATGGATCACAGAATGGCGATGGCATTTGCGGTGGCCGGGCTGGTGGCTGAAGGAGAAACAGTGGTCGAGGGTGCAGAAAGCATACCAGTGTCTTATCCAAACTTCGTTGAAGATATGAAGAAACTTGGGGCAAAAATGGAGCTCGTGTAGATTCTTGGCGCATTCCGAACCAATATGTCAAACTTTTAAAGGGAATTTCTACAAAAAGAAGGAGGTGAGAAATGGAAAATCGTTTGACTTATATTTTTATCATCTTCACTATCTTTTTTGTACAGCAGGTAGTCTGCGAAGAAA
This region of Candidatus Hadarchaeales archaeon genomic DNA includes:
- a CDS encoding 2-amino-3,7-dideoxy-D-threo-hept-6-ulosonate synthase, with the translated sequence MPGLLRLYTFRYGNLGGETLTEIGKRIRLERIIDRKTRKTVIVPMDHGLSMGPITGLEEMTTIIDKVADGGANAVVLHKGIVRAGHRGRGKDIGLIIHLSGGTSLGPDPNWKVQVASVEEAIKLGADGVSVHVNVGAPNEPEQLQMLGMVAEKCSEWGMPLFAMMYARGPKVQNQHDPELVAHAARVGAELGADIVKTVYTGSVESFRKVVRGCPVPIVIAGGPKMGSDKEVLQMAYEAMEAGAIGISIGRNIFQHRDPTAMTRALAKIVHEGATVEEALKEL
- the aroA gene encoding 3-phosphoshikimate 1-carboxyvinyltransferase — its product is MSRLIVYPSHIFGTITAPPSKSYTHRAFILAMLAKGKSKIENPLISLDTLATIEGIKTLGAKVERTNDVWIVEGTGGKISPKKDVIDARNSGTTMRLLSAVAALSPKRLKITGDESLLRRPMGPLIEALRTLGADARCEGEKGRPPVIVGGGLRAGSVGLPGNVSSQFISALLIAATQLQGETEIEIEGELVSRPYVEITLELLKLAGSDVKHSPDFRKFRIRGGPLKPLNIKIPGDFSSSSFPLVAGAITRSKVRIENLDFEGPQGDKRIVDFLRDFGAELRVGRNYVEIFGESLEGTELDCKDNPDLVPPLAVAGSVAEGKTEIVNVPHLRAKESDRLHVLAIGLEKFGVKIKELPDGLRIWGVEKLRGTHVSSFMDHRMAMAFAVAGLVAEGETVVEGAESIPVSYPNFVEDMKKLGAKMELV